In Oscillatoria acuminata PCC 6304, a single window of DNA contains:
- a CDS encoding precorrin-8X methylmutase, translating into MIDYIRNGEDIYRQSFAIIRAEADLERLPDDLAHVAVRLIHACGMTDIVEDLQASEDAVRVGRGALQGGAPILCDSQMVANGITRKRLPANNPVICTLNEPEVPEIARRIENTRSAAAIERWIPQMENAVVAIGNAPTALFYLLERLDQGFPKPALILGFPVGFVGAAESKAELAANSRGVPFMTLQGRRGGSAIAAAAVNALAKENEL; encoded by the coding sequence ATGATTGATTATATTCGCAATGGGGAGGACATCTACCGTCAATCTTTTGCCATCATTCGTGCCGAGGCTGATTTAGAACGATTGCCGGATGATTTGGCTCATGTGGCGGTGCGGTTAATTCATGCCTGCGGGATGACGGATATTGTTGAGGATTTGCAGGCATCAGAAGATGCAGTGCGGGTGGGACGAGGGGCGTTGCAGGGGGGTGCGCCGATTTTATGCGATTCGCAAATGGTGGCGAATGGGATTACTCGCAAACGATTACCCGCTAACAATCCGGTGATTTGTACCCTGAATGAGCCTGAAGTGCCAGAGATAGCCAGACGCATCGAGAACACGCGATCGGCGGCGGCGATCGAACGGTGGATACCGCAGATGGAAAATGCGGTGGTGGCGATCGGGAATGCCCCCACTGCCCTATTTTATCTCCTGGAAAGATTGGATCAGGGATTTCCTAAACCGGCCTTGATTCTAGGGTTTCCCGTGGGATTTGTGGGTGCTGCCGAATCGAAGGCGGAACTGGCGGCGAATAGTCGCGGCGTCCCCTTTATGACCCTGCAAGGTCGGCGGGGGGGGAGTGCGATCGCAGCGGCGGCAGTGAATGCGTTAGCAAAGGAGAATGAACTTTGA
- a CDS encoding precorrin-2 C(20)-methyltransferase — translation MNTGKLYGLGIGPGDPELLTLKAHRILTTVPVIAYPTLENGKVLARAIVADFIRPDQIEIPMPLPFSVERSSQPHYDRAAEKIAEYLAAGKDVAVLCEGEPMLYGSFMYLFQRLAPRFPTEVVPGISSTMASAAMLGAPITFRNDVLSIMPATLDAETLRDRLAVADAAVIIKLGRHFAKVRTILDELGLLDRALYIERATQPNQRIVPITELDPAEVPYWALILIPSQTQPQ, via the coding sequence TTGAATACAGGTAAACTCTACGGTTTGGGCATTGGTCCAGGAGACCCGGAACTCCTCACTCTCAAAGCCCACCGCATCTTGACGACGGTGCCGGTGATTGCCTATCCTACCCTAGAAAATGGCAAAGTATTGGCCCGGGCGATCGTGGCGGATTTCATCCGTCCTGACCAGATTGAAATTCCCATGCCTTTGCCCTTTAGTGTGGAGCGATCGTCTCAACCCCATTACGATCGCGCGGCGGAGAAAATTGCGGAATACCTTGCAGCAGGCAAAGATGTGGCAGTCCTCTGTGAAGGAGAACCGATGTTATATGGCTCATTTATGTACCTGTTTCAACGGTTAGCACCGCGCTTTCCCACGGAAGTGGTGCCGGGAATTTCTTCAACGATGGCAAGTGCGGCGATGTTGGGTGCGCCGATTACCTTCCGCAATGATGTCTTGAGCATTATGCCAGCAACTCTGGATGCCGAGACTTTGCGCGATCGCCTCGCCGTGGCAGATGCAGCAGTCATCATCAAACTGGGGAGACACTTTGCCAAAGTTCGCACCATCCTCGATGAATTAGGATTACTCGATCGCGCCCTTTACATCGAACGGGCGACTCAACCGAATCAGCGGATTGTCCCGATTACGGAACTCGATCCAGCCGAGGTGCCTTACTGGGCACTGATTCTGATTCCCAGCCAAACTCAACCCCAGTAA
- the cobJ gene encoding precorrin-3B C(17)-methyltransferase: protein MNAPAIVILGEASLPVARQIQTAIPEAMIYGLATRTQSVDQTYDNFGETVRELFQTGTPILGVCAAGILIRTIAPLLNNKWQEPPVVAIAEDGSAVVPLLGGLQGVNHLAKQIAGVLQVAPAITTTGELRFQTTLLSPPPGYELVNPDDAKTFIANLLGGARVTLIGEAPWIAQSRLPIVPESEAGDNALRIEIVPQNREGGISIPGPDCLVYRFNPSHPTPPGKLAIIGTGPGSSAWMSPEVKEMLQTATDWVGYKTYLDLVELWRKPATIRHESDNRVELDRARAALDLAATGRTVAVISSGDPGIYGMAAAVFEVLEQSAQPEWESIEIQVYPGISAMQAAAAQVGAPLGHDFCVISLSDILKSWEAIAARIAAAAQADFAVAFYNPVSKQRTWQLEKAKEILLQWRSVQTPVILARNLGRPGQTVTVKSLGELASSDADMRTVVLIGSSKTRIVQQQTGKQWVYTPRHYGNS, encoded by the coding sequence ATGAATGCCCCGGCGATTGTCATTTTGGGAGAAGCGAGTCTTCCGGTTGCTCGTCAGATTCAAACTGCTATTCCAGAAGCGATGATTTATGGATTAGCAACTCGCACCCAATCGGTGGATCAAACCTACGATAACTTTGGGGAAACGGTGCGGGAATTGTTTCAAACGGGTACTCCCATCCTGGGGGTTTGTGCGGCAGGGATTTTGATTCGCACGATCGCCCCCCTCCTGAACAATAAGTGGCAGGAACCTCCGGTGGTGGCGATCGCTGAGGATGGCAGTGCGGTGGTCCCGCTTTTGGGCGGATTACAGGGGGTGAATCATCTAGCAAAGCAAATTGCTGGGGTTTTGCAAGTGGCACCGGCGATTACCACCACCGGGGAACTGCGTTTTCAAACTACTCTCTTGTCACCCCCGCCGGGATACGAGTTAGTCAATCCTGATGATGCCAAAACTTTTATTGCCAATTTACTGGGAGGAGCAAGGGTTACACTGATTGGGGAAGCGCCCTGGATTGCCCAGAGTCGTTTGCCGATTGTCCCAGAATCCGAGGCGGGGGACAACGCCTTGAGGATTGAGATTGTGCCCCAGAATCGGGAGGGGGGAATCTCCATTCCGGGTCCCGATTGTTTGGTCTATCGGTTCAATCCCTCCCACCCCACCCCACCCGGAAAGCTGGCGATTATTGGTACGGGTCCGGGTTCAAGCGCTTGGATGTCTCCGGAGGTGAAGGAGATGCTGCAAACGGCAACAGATTGGGTGGGGTATAAAACCTATCTGGATCTGGTGGAATTGTGGCGAAAACCGGCAACCATCCGCCATGAATCGGATAACCGGGTCGAACTCGATCGCGCTCGTGCTGCTTTGGATTTAGCCGCCACCGGACGAACGGTGGCGGTGATTTCATCTGGGGATCCGGGGATTTATGGGATGGCAGCGGCGGTTTTTGAAGTGCTAGAGCAATCTGCTCAACCGGAGTGGGAGTCGATTGAGATTCAGGTTTATCCGGGAATTTCCGCAATGCAAGCGGCAGCGGCCCAGGTGGGTGCTCCCCTCGGCCATGATTTTTGTGTAATTTCCCTCTCGGATATTCTCAAATCTTGGGAGGCGATCGCCGCACGGATTGCCGCAGCAGCACAGGCAGATTTTGCAGTCGCCTTTTATAATCCGGTATCGAAACAGCGCACTTGGCAACTGGAAAAAGCCAAAGAGATTTTATTACAGTGGCGATCGGTCCAGACTCCTGTAATTTTAGCCCGGAATCTGGGCAGACCCGGACAAACGGTGACGGTTAAATCTCTAGGAGAATTGGCCAGCAGCGATGCAGATATGCGAACGGTGGTGTTAATTGGCTCTAGTAAAACTCGCATTGTACAGCAACAAACCGGCAAACAATGGGTTTACACGCCGCGACATTATGGGAATTCTTAA
- a CDS encoding ribbon-helix-helix domain-containing protein, whose product MPTKQEKIAQSWFKGRGVGVKNKTKPVSVLLPAELDSIIRSMENRSEFIREAIVEKLEREGLAGRHN is encoded by the coding sequence ATGCCAACAAAACAAGAAAAGATAGCGCAGTCTTGGTTTAAAGGTCGCGGTGTGGGAGTGAAAAACAAAACCAAGCCAGTAAGCGTTCTGTTACCCGCCGAGCTAGACTCGATTATTCGCAGTATGGAAAACCGGAGCGAGTTCATTCGTGAGGCGATCGTCGAAAAACTGGAGCGAGAAGGATTAGCTGGGAGGCACAACTAA
- the pnuC gene encoding nicotinamide riboside transporter PnuC produces MVNVIGLRSLLMAMNGTAPFWDALTTFTSAIAQLLLMQRYLESWYLWIGVDTIYVPLYASRGLYLTSFLYAIFWLLAIGGLQNFKRLYSEQKQRQPEA; encoded by the coding sequence ATCGTAAACGTGATTGGGTTACGATCGCTATTAATGGCCATGAATGGGACCGCCCCCTTTTGGGATGCCCTCACCACCTTTACCAGTGCGATCGCCCAATTATTATTAATGCAACGTTATCTCGAAAGCTGGTATTTATGGATTGGGGTGGACACCATTTATGTTCCCCTCTATGCCTCCCGGGGCCTTTACCTGACCAGTTTTCTCTATGCCATATTTTGGCTTTTGGCGATCGGCGGATTGCAAAATTTTAAACGACTTTATTCTGAACAAAAACAGAGGCAGCCAGAAGCATGA
- a CDS encoding AAA family ATPase: protein MKLGVTVGKFYPFHRGHDYLIRQAKAQVEQLVVVVGAKPEQAIPGNLRGNWIRVMHPDVEVYETLDDLPEAPEPWAKRTLELLGGRQPDVAFTSEAYGEPWAAFMGARHIAIDCLREAFPISGTQLRQDLGTHWQMLTPPVKAYFAKRIVVVGVESSGTTTLARSLAKQYQTVWVPEYGRWYWEGRQYLTDADDWDSDEFIQIAQGQIAWEEALAIRANRLVVCDTDPLATCIWHQRYLGSDCEKLQQIAASRNYDLYLLTAPDFGFVQDGTRESESLRMTMHQWFLEALERQGKRYLVLEGSHEGRMVQATEAIAQVLKFPSF, encoded by the coding sequence ATGAAACTGGGGGTTACCGTTGGTAAATTCTATCCCTTCCACCGGGGACATGACTATTTAATTCGTCAGGCAAAAGCTCAAGTTGAGCAATTAGTCGTGGTGGTAGGGGCCAAACCTGAACAAGCGATTCCCGGCAACTTACGGGGGAACTGGATTCGAGTCATGCATCCGGATGTGGAAGTCTATGAAACCCTGGATGATTTGCCCGAAGCGCCAGAACCTTGGGCAAAACGCACCTTAGAATTACTGGGAGGACGGCAACCGGATGTTGCTTTTACTTCCGAAGCGTATGGCGAACCTTGGGCGGCGTTTATGGGTGCTCGACATATTGCGATCGACTGCCTGCGAGAGGCATTCCCCATTTCTGGAACCCAATTGCGTCAGGACCTCGGCACCCATTGGCAAATGCTCACTCCTCCGGTAAAAGCCTATTTTGCCAAGCGCATCGTGGTGGTGGGGGTAGAATCGAGTGGCACTACCACCCTGGCGCGATCGCTGGCAAAACAGTATCAAACCGTCTGGGTGCCAGAATACGGGCGATGGTATTGGGAGGGACGGCAATATCTCACGGATGCCGACGATTGGGACAGTGACGAGTTTATTCAAATTGCCCAAGGACAAATCGCCTGGGAAGAGGCCCTGGCAATCCGGGCGAATCGTTTGGTGGTATGCGATACAGACCCTCTGGCTACTTGTATTTGGCATCAACGGTATCTCGGTTCAGACTGTGAGAAATTGCAACAAATAGCCGCGAGTCGAAATTATGATTTATATCTACTCACGGCACCGGATTTTGGATTTGTTCAGGATGGCACCCGGGAAAGCGAATCCCTGCGGATGACCATGCACCAATGGTTTCTGGAAGCGTTGGAACGTCAGGGAAAACGATATCTTGTGCTAGAGGGAAGTCACGAGGGGCGGATGGTGCAGGCAACGGAGGCGATCGCCCAAGTGTTGAAGTTTCCCTCTTTTTGA
- a CDS encoding acyl-CoA desaturase, with translation MQLESMPNSPENQSKLNWIITGFFIAIHCLALLAPWCFSWSALGVMLLLHWFLGSIGICLGYHRLLSHRSFQVPKWLEYTIALIGASALQGGPIFWTAGHRLHHAYTEDEIKDPYSARKGFWWSHLLWMIYPRPEFFNKELYNRFAPDLARDPFYCWLDRYSLLMQIPLVVVLYLLGGWPFIVYGVFVRIVLLWHSTWLINSVTHMWGYKTFPTSDNSRNLWWAAIFTYGEGWHNNHHAYPNVAKAGWRWWELDMTWWAIWVLKTVGLAKKVVMPPTPKANQG, from the coding sequence ATGCAGTTAGAATCGATGCCCAATTCACCGGAAAATCAATCCAAATTGAATTGGATAATTACGGGATTTTTTATAGCCATTCATTGCCTTGCTTTATTAGCACCCTGGTGTTTTTCCTGGTCCGCATTAGGGGTAATGTTATTACTACACTGGTTTTTAGGGAGTATTGGCATTTGTTTAGGCTATCATCGCCTATTGAGCCATCGGAGTTTTCAAGTTCCGAAATGGCTAGAATATACGATCGCCCTCATCGGTGCATCGGCACTCCAAGGCGGACCGATTTTTTGGACTGCCGGACATCGGTTACATCATGCCTATACCGAAGATGAAATCAAAGACCCTTATTCGGCGCGCAAGGGCTTTTGGTGGAGTCATCTGCTGTGGATGATTTATCCCCGTCCCGAATTTTTCAACAAGGAATTGTATAACCGATTCGCTCCAGACTTAGCCCGAGATCCGTTCTACTGTTGGCTCGATCGCTACTCTTTATTGATGCAAATCCCTTTAGTGGTTGTCCTTTATCTCTTAGGCGGTTGGCCCTTTATCGTCTATGGCGTGTTTGTGCGAATTGTCCTGCTGTGGCATAGCACTTGGCTAATTAACTCGGTTACCCATATGTGGGGATACAAAACCTTTCCCACTTCGGATAATTCCCGGAATCTCTGGTGGGCGGCCATTTTCACCTATGGCGAAGGATGGCATAATAATCATCATGCTTATCCGAATGTTGCCAAAGCCGGTTGGCGGTGGTGGGAATTGGATATGACTTGGTGGGCGATTTGGGTTTTAAAAACCGTGGGGTTAGCTAAAAAAGTGGTGATGCCTCCGACACCGAAAGCAAATCAAGGGTAA
- the hemN gene encoding oxygen-independent coproporphyrinogen III oxidase encodes MNALISTVEFDADLLKKYDRPVPRYTSYPPATELKPEFEEVGFRAAIAVGNYKKTPLSLYCHIPFCETPCYFCGCNTIITQRKNLAEPYLEYLTRQIRAMAELVDTSRSVNQMHWGGGTPNYLSLPQVEQLWNTINQYFRFEENAEVSIEVNPRFLDKNYLLFLKDLGFNRISFGIQDFNPKVQKAVNRIQPEAMLFQVMDWVRDAGFESVNVDLIYGLPFQTLETFRDTIHKTTQLDPDRIAVFNFAYVPWLKPVQRLIPEEALPPTSEKMDILKMAIEDLGAADYQFIGMDHFAKPNDELAIAQREGQLHRNFQGYTTKPESDLIGLGMTSISMLHDVYTQNHKRLKDYYHAIDAHQLPIEKGVSLSADDILRRMVIMELMCQFELSKNEFEQKYHLSFDCDFDEYFAAEQLELHQLEADGLVRLSPNHIEVTPAGRLLVRNVAAVFDTYLSKKALNSFSKAI; translated from the coding sequence ATGAACGCTTTAATTTCTACTGTTGAATTTGACGCTGATTTGTTGAAAAAGTATGACCGTCCGGTGCCGCGCTACACGAGCTATCCACCGGCGACAGAGTTGAAACCTGAGTTTGAAGAAGTAGGATTTAGAGCGGCTATTGCGGTTGGCAACTATAAAAAAACTCCCTTATCTTTGTATTGTCATATTCCGTTTTGTGAAACTCCTTGTTATTTCTGTGGGTGCAATACCATCATCACCCAGCGGAAAAATCTGGCTGAACCTTATCTGGAGTATTTGACTCGTCAAATTCGAGCAATGGCGGAACTGGTGGATACCAGTCGTTCGGTGAATCAAATGCACTGGGGGGGAGGGACGCCGAATTATTTATCGCTTCCTCAAGTTGAGCAGTTGTGGAATACGATTAATCAGTATTTCCGGTTTGAGGAAAATGCGGAGGTTTCGATTGAGGTAAATCCCCGGTTTTTAGATAAAAACTATCTGTTGTTTTTAAAAGATTTGGGATTTAACCGGATTAGCTTTGGGATTCAAGATTTTAATCCCAAAGTGCAGAAAGCGGTGAATCGGATTCAGCCGGAAGCGATGCTGTTTCAGGTGATGGATTGGGTGCGGGATGCGGGATTTGAGAGTGTGAATGTGGACCTGATTTATGGGTTGCCGTTCCAAACTTTGGAGACGTTCCGGGATACAATTCATAAGACCACGCAACTGGATCCGGACCGAATTGCGGTGTTTAATTTCGCTTATGTGCCTTGGTTAAAACCTGTGCAGCGATTGATTCCGGAGGAGGCACTGCCTCCGACATCGGAAAAGATGGATATCTTAAAGATGGCGATCGAGGATTTAGGAGCAGCGGATTATCAGTTTATTGGCATGGATCACTTTGCCAAACCCAACGATGAATTGGCGATCGCCCAACGGGAGGGCCAACTCCATCGGAACTTCCAGGGATATACCACTAAACCGGAATCGGATTTAATTGGGTTGGGGATGACTTCCATTAGTATGCTCCATGATGTCTATACCCAAAATCACAAACGCTTGAAAGACTACTATCATGCGATCGATGCTCATCAGTTACCGATTGAAAAGGGAGTGAGTCTGAGTGCTGATGACATCCTGCGCCGGATGGTGATTATGGAGTTGATGTGCCAATTTGAACTGTCCAAGAACGAATTTGAACAAAAATATCATCTCAGCTTCGATTGTGACTTTGATGAGTATTTTGCAGCAGAACAATTAGAGTTACACCAGTTAGAAGCCGATGGATTAGTTCGGCTTTCTCCTAATCATATCGAAGTCACCCCAGCGGGACGCTTGCTGGTTCGGAATGTGGCTGCGGTTTTTGATACTTATCTGAGCAAGAAAGCATTGAATAGTTTCTCTAAAGCAATTTAG
- a CDS encoding heme oxygenase (biliverdin-producing): protein MSHDLATRLREGTQKSHTAAENTAYMKCFLKGIVEREPFRKLLANLYWVYSVMEEAMRQHQDDPIVGPMYFPELNRTANLEKDLAFYYGENWQSQIIPLNAGQIYVNRLQQLADTDPALLIAHAYTRYMGDLSGGQSLKKIIRSALDLPENQGTSLHEFEEIPTAEARRAFKEKYRDALNSLPVDEATIERIVEEANYAFHLNRDVMHELEDDVKAAIGDHVFELLTKQDKPGSTERHSRHSASIPAEVGA, encoded by the coding sequence ATGAGCCACGATTTAGCCACCCGCCTGAGAGAAGGAACCCAAAAGTCCCATACTGCTGCTGAAAATACAGCCTATATGAAATGCTTCCTCAAAGGGATTGTCGAGCGGGAGCCATTCCGCAAGTTGCTGGCCAATCTCTATTGGGTGTATAGTGTGATGGAAGAAGCGATGCGACAACACCAGGATGATCCGATAGTCGGACCGATGTATTTCCCGGAACTCAACCGCACGGCAAATCTGGAAAAAGACCTCGCCTTTTATTATGGTGAGAATTGGCAGAGTCAGATTATCCCCTTAAATGCCGGTCAGATTTACGTTAATCGCCTCCAGCAACTCGCGGATACAGACCCGGCACTGCTGATTGCTCATGCCTATACTCGCTATATGGGAGACCTTTCTGGGGGTCAAAGTTTAAAAAAGATTATCCGATCGGCTCTTGATTTGCCGGAGAATCAAGGTACATCCCTCCATGAATTTGAGGAAATTCCCACCGCAGAAGCGCGACGTGCGTTTAAAGAGAAGTATCGGGATGCTTTGAATTCCTTGCCTGTGGATGAGGCAACTATTGAACGGATTGTGGAAGAAGCCAACTATGCGTTTCATCTGAATCGAGATGTGATGCATGAGTTGGAAGATGATGTCAAAGCGGCGATCGGAGATCATGTCTTTGAATTGCTCACGAAGCAGGATAAACCGGGAAGTACCGAGAGACATTCTCGCCATTCTGCATCGATACCGGCAGAAGTAGGCGCTTGA
- the acsF gene encoding magnesium-protoporphyrin IX monomethyl ester (oxidative) cyclase codes for MISTPSQAPAEMTVTKNKALKENILTPRFYTTDFEKTANLDLSAQDTELQAMLEEMRADYNRHHFVRNEEFAQSWDHITGEARQAFIDYLERSCVSEFSGFLLFKELSRNLKQRSPLLAEMFSLMARDEARHAGFLNKAMADFGCTMDLSYLTKHRVYTFFPIEWVLYTVYLSEKIGYWRYIIIYRHLEQHPEHQFYPLFNYFESWCQDENRHGDIFKALLRSQPKLWQTWTSRLWSRFFLLTVFATHTLTVHERTGFYHALGIDPTEFDQEVIRKTNETALRAFPSGLNTEHPEFFPRLQDCCKLNEKLAEIDASSQPKWLKGLKKLPFQLSIVGHLLRIYLLKGIDAEALRGTVR; via the coding sequence ATGATTTCTACCCCATCCCAGGCCCCTGCCGAGATGACCGTCACCAAAAACAAGGCCCTGAAGGAAAATATCCTGACCCCCCGGTTTTATACAACCGACTTCGAGAAGACTGCCAATTTAGATTTATCCGCCCAAGATACTGAGTTGCAGGCGATGCTAGAGGAAATGCGGGCGGACTACAACCGCCATCACTTCGTGCGAAATGAGGAGTTTGCCCAATCCTGGGACCATATTACCGGAGAAGCGCGCCAAGCCTTTATTGATTATTTGGAACGGTCCTGTGTGTCGGAATTTTCCGGGTTTCTGCTGTTTAAGGAACTTTCGCGCAACCTGAAACAGCGTAGTCCTCTGTTGGCGGAAATGTTTAGTTTGATGGCGAGAGATGAAGCGCGTCATGCCGGATTTTTAAATAAGGCGATGGCAGATTTTGGCTGTACGATGGATTTGAGCTATCTGACCAAACATCGAGTTTATACGTTTTTCCCGATTGAGTGGGTGTTGTACACGGTTTATCTGTCGGAGAAGATTGGCTATTGGCGTTATATTATTATTTATCGCCATTTGGAACAGCATCCAGAGCATCAGTTTTATCCGTTGTTCAACTATTTTGAAAGCTGGTGTCAGGATGAGAACCGGCATGGGGATATTTTCAAGGCTTTGCTGCGATCGCAACCGAAACTCTGGCAAACCTGGACATCCCGGTTATGGAGTCGCTTTTTCCTGCTGACGGTGTTCGCCACCCATACGTTAACAGTGCATGAACGGACGGGATTTTATCATGCTTTGGGAATCGACCCCACGGAGTTTGATCAGGAAGTGATTCGCAAAACCAATGAAACTGCACTGCGCGCATTTCCCTCGGGTCTGAATACGGAACATCCGGAGTTTTTCCCTCGGTTACAGGATTGTTGTAAGCTGAATGAGAAATTAGCGGAAATTGATGCCAGTTCTCAACCGAAGTGGCTCAAGGGGTTGAAAAAATTACCCTTTCAACTGTCGATTGTCGGCCATTTGCTGCGGATTTATTTACTTAAAGGCATTGATGCGGAGGCATTACGGGGAACGGTGCGATAA
- the hemJ gene encoding protoporphyrinogen oxidase HemJ, with amino-acid sequence MAYLWFKSFHIIGFVAWFAGLFYLPRLFVYHIEASERPEAVRSALKTEYNRMEKRLYKLIMRPAMIFTIVMAAGIIYQEPGVFKETWLHVKLLLVLALVGFHHYCGRVIRQLEEGTCTISGIQMRRLNEVPTIILALVVFLAIFKNNFPTDIVTWGTIAAIVAFAVIIQLYARKRRLQEQGELEASS; translated from the coding sequence ATGGCGTATCTCTGGTTTAAGTCGTTCCATATTATTGGCTTTGTCGCTTGGTTTGCCGGATTGTTTTATTTACCCCGGTTGTTTGTTTATCATATTGAAGCCAGTGAGCGCCCGGAAGCGGTTAGATCTGCGCTCAAAACCGAATATAACCGCATGGAAAAACGGCTTTACAAATTAATTATGAGGCCCGCAATGATTTTTACCATTGTCATGGCCGCTGGCATTATCTACCAGGAACCGGGTGTTTTTAAGGAAACTTGGCTTCATGTCAAACTGTTGTTAGTGTTGGCATTAGTGGGTTTCCATCATTACTGTGGCCGGGTGATTCGTCAGTTGGAGGAGGGAACTTGTACCATTAGTGGCATCCAAATGCGCCGACTGAATGAAGTTCCCACTATTATACTCGCTTTAGTCGTGTTTTTAGCGATTTTCAAAAACAATTTTCCCACGGATATTGTTACCTGGGGAACCATTGCTGCAATTGTTGCCTTTGCGGTAATTATTCAACTCTATGCTCGCAAACGTCGTTTGCAAGAACAGGGAGAATTGGAGGCATCTAGTTAA
- the hetL gene encoding heterocyst differentiation pentapeptide repeat protein HetL produces the protein MNSEEIQKRYLEGDRTFRKVNLREADLIDGHFHGINLNEADLRQARLGKTDFSRASFREADLSEAILWGTDLTEADLYRAILREADLSGAKLTYANLELANLSKASLCGANLVGSRLSRANLFAADLRPTSDQVTDLGRAVLTYADLCYANLSGALLYQTDLERAKLCRAHLNRTFQQNAADLSEAILREADLSFADLTGVNLQGADLRGADLTGTILIDANLEDAIMPDGSLYQKSI, from the coding sequence ATGAATAGTGAAGAGATTCAAAAACGATATCTTGAAGGCGATCGCACTTTTCGGAAAGTGAATCTCCGGGAAGCGGATTTAATTGACGGTCATTTCCACGGCATCAACTTGAATGAGGCTGATTTACGACAAGCGCGACTCGGTAAAACTGACTTCAGTCGTGCCAGTTTTCGCGAGGCAGATTTGAGCGAAGCCATTCTGTGGGGAACTGATTTAACAGAAGCGGATTTGTATCGCGCTATTCTCAGAGAAGCGGATTTAAGTGGTGCCAAGCTAACTTATGCCAATTTAGAGTTAGCAAATCTCAGTAAAGCCAGTTTATGCGGTGCAAATTTAGTTGGGAGTCGGTTATCTCGGGCGAACTTATTTGCAGCGGATCTCCGTCCCACTTCTGACCAAGTAACGGATTTGGGTCGGGCTGTCTTAACTTATGCGGATTTATGCTATGCCAACCTCAGTGGGGCGTTGTTGTATCAAACGGATTTAGAACGTGCCAAACTCTGTCGCGCTCACCTGAATCGGACGTTTCAACAGAATGCAGCAGATCTCAGTGAAGCAATTTTACGCGAGGCTGACCTCAGTTTTGCCGACTTGACGGGGGTCAATTTACAAGGGGCTGATTTACGCGGGGCGGATTTGACTGGGACGATTCTGATTGATGCCAATTTAGAAGATGCGATCATGCCCGATGGCAGCCTTTACCAAAAATCAATCTGA
- a CDS encoding rhodanese-like domain-containing protein has protein sequence MRKFVKTLVLILVFCGVMGTVFPAPVQAVSTPYDWVLSETVSQFLDDIPRDYYTIMEIPELKRKSDQENALLIDLRQPNEYAAGHIPQAINIPLRTLPENLDKIPQNRPVILYCTTGYRTGIGVMTLRLLGYTNISAFPPSIQGWKAAGEPLEK, from the coding sequence ATGAGAAAATTTGTAAAAACTTTGGTTTTAATTCTGGTTTTCTGTGGGGTGATGGGAACAGTGTTCCCGGCTCCAGTCCAGGCCGTTTCAACCCCGTATGACTGGGTATTGTCTGAGACTGTCTCCCAGTTTCTGGATGATATTCCTCGGGATTATTACACTATCATGGAAATTCCCGAACTCAAGCGGAAGTCGGATCAGGAAAATGCTTTGTTAATTGATCTCCGACAACCCAATGAATATGCAGCGGGACATATTCCTCAAGCCATTAATATTCCCCTGAGAACTTTACCGGAAAATCTCGATAAAATTCCCCAAAATCGCCCGGTCATTCTTTATTGTACGACGGGATATCGCACCGGAATCGGGGTGATGACTTTGCGACTGTTAGGATATACTAACATCAGTGCATTTCCACCCAGTATTCAAGGATGGAAAGCGGCGGGAGAACCGTTGGAAAAGTAA